A part of Bacillus rossius redtenbacheri isolate Brsri chromosome 1, Brsri_v3, whole genome shotgun sequence genomic DNA contains:
- the LOC134529766 gene encoding uncharacterized protein LOC134529766, translating into MLEKAAEVVREGRSVRHAAKTYNICHVTLGRYIKKKNKRLNAVDINFREEWKPLAGYYGNRQVFTPLQEIALVSYIKTCSDIYFGLTPRDVRHLAFLCGKKYNVPMPNTWSDKELAGADWLSSFLKRHPDLSIRTPEATSLGRASSFNRANVSKFFDKLSEVYDRHSFTANDIWNVDETGVTTVQNPSKIVARKGVKKIGAMTSSERGQLVTLTVAVNAAGNAIPPMFIFPRVRYYDHFIRDGPTGCIGAANKSGWTTEVEFLLFLKHFVSCIRSSPEKPILLLLDNHQSHLAPDCLDFAKENGIVMLSFPPHCTHRLQPLDRSVFAPLKKQINTAMDAWLRNNKTPESTVKPMSIYDIPSILKIAFPTATTPRNIQQGFEKCGIHPYNREIFQDADFAPSFVTDRPDPDLAPSCSHDVSRDSQGTPVQSFSNCSHTPEKFSPEVVLPLPKVAPRKRKGGRKTRKSAILTDTPEKKAIEEEFAKRGTPGLIKKKGNVSQTRMPAKSTPKRSLKRRSAECSSSEEESECFCLVCLESFSTSKPGEEWVRCLNCQLWSHFSCAKKSKMYICHNCQSDEISE; encoded by the exons ATGTTGGAGAAAGCAGCTGAAGTTGTAAGAGAAGGAAGATCTGTTAGGCATGCTGCGAAAACGTACAACATCTGCCATGTGACACTTGGgaggtacataaaaaagaaaaacaaac GTTTAAATGCAGTCGATATTAATTTTCGAGAGGAGTGGAAACCTTTGGCTGGTTATTATGGGAACAGACAGGTATTTACACCTTTGCAAGAGATCGCTCTTGTTTCCTACATAAAAACAtgttctgacatatattttggaCTCACTCCACGTGATGTACGTCATCTTGCATTCTTATGTGGGAAGAAGTATAATGTTCCCATGCCAAACACATGGAGTGACAAAGAACTAGCAGGTGCAGATTGGCTCTCTTCCTTTTTAAAGCGCCACCCAGACCTTTCCATTCGGACTCCAGAGGCAACTAGTTTGGGAAGGGCTTCTAGTTTTAATCGTGCCaacgtttccaaattttttgacAAACTCTCTGAAGTTTATGATCGCCATTCTTTCACAGCTAATGACATTTGGAATGTAGATGAGACCGGGGTCACTACTGTCCAGAATCCTTCAAAAATCGTAGCAAGAAAGGGGGTAAAAAAAATTGGAGCAATGACATCATCTGAACGAGGGCAGTTAGTTACTCTAACTGTAGCAGTAAATGCTGCTGGAAATGCTATCCCTCCTATGTTTATTTTTCCTAGGGTAAGGTATTATGATCACTTCATCAGAGATGGTCCAACTGGATGTATAGgtgctgcaaataagtctggCTGGACTACGGAGGTAGAGTTCTTGCtttttcttaagcattttgtttcttgtattcgttCGAGCCCAGAGAAACCTATCCTCCTCCTTCTAGACAATCATCAGTCGCATTTAGCTCCTGACTGTTTAGATTTTGCCAAAGAAAATGGCATTGTAATGTTATCGTTCCCACCTCACTGCACTCATCGCCTTCAGCCACTTGATCGAAGTGTTTTTGCCCCACTCAAAAAACAGATCAATACGGCAATGGATGCATGGTTGAGGAACAACAAAACACCAGAGAGCACAGTTAAGCCTATGTCAATCTATGATATTCCCTCAATCTTAAAGATAGCTTTTCCCACTGCCACAACGCCAAGAAATATCCAACAAGGATTTGAGAAATGTGGAATACATCCTTATAATAGGGAAATATTTCAGGATGCCGATTTCGCTCCTTCGTTTGTGACAGACAGGCCTGATCCAGACTTAGCACCAAGTTGTTCACACGATGTGTCCAGGGATTCACAAGGAACACCAGTTCAATCATTTTCTAACTGTTCCCACACACCAGAGAAGTTTTCTCCAGAAGTGGTTCTACCTCTTCCTAAAGtcgctccaaggaaaaggaaaggaggaagaaagaccaggaaaagtgccattttgacgGATACTCCAGAGAAGAAAGCCATTGAAGAAGAATTTGCGAAACGAGGAACACCAGGCTTGATTAAGAAAAAAGGGAATGTATCACAAACGCGCATGCCTGCAAAATCCACGCCCAAACGTTCTCTAAAACGAAGATCAGCAGAGTGCAGCTCATCAGAGGAAGAAAGCGAGTGCTTTTGTTTAGTGTGTTTGGAATCATTCTCTACAAGCAAACCAGGAGAGGAGTGGGTTCGTTGTCTAAACTGCCAGTTATGGTCGcatttttcttgtgcaaaaaaatctaaaatgtatatttgtCATAATTGCCAATCAGATGAAATCTCTGAGTGA